Proteins from a single region of Effusibacillus lacus:
- a CDS encoding Uma2 family endonuclease — translation MNKRQSKPDRAKETPETYTYEDYAALDDGLRYELADGKLELMSPAPTPLHQAVSFQLHYTLDQSCRSEYVIISAPVDVILSKMEVRQPDIVMVHRSRMSVITRRGIEGPPDLVVEITSSSSRRRDKVHKTKAYAKYSVPEYWILDLESKTLEQYVLNGHVYELLDVYAADDQIHSERIACVSFSMNQILNNVPDLPA, via the coding sequence ATGAACAAACGGCAATCCAAACCTGACAGAGCGAAAGAAACTCCGGAGACTTACACTTATGAAGATTATGCCGCTTTGGATGACGGTCTCAGGTACGAACTCGCGGACGGCAAATTGGAATTGATGAGCCCAGCTCCGACACCGCTTCACCAGGCAGTCAGTTTTCAACTTCATTACACGCTGGATCAGAGTTGCAGATCCGAGTATGTGATCATCAGCGCTCCTGTGGATGTCATCTTGTCCAAGATGGAGGTCCGACAGCCTGATATTGTGATGGTTCACCGAAGCAGGATGTCTGTTATAACCAGGAGAGGGATTGAAGGACCGCCTGATCTGGTGGTGGAAATTACGTCCTCCTCATCGCGCAGAAGGGACAAAGTGCACAAAACGAAGGCCTATGCGAAATATTCGGTTCCGGAATATTGGATACTGGATCTTGAGAGCAAAACCCTTGAACAATATGTATTGAATGGCCATGTTTACGAACTGCTTGATGTGTATGCGGCAGACGATCAGATACATTCGGAAAGGATTGCCTGTGTTTCATTTTCGATGAATCAGATCCTGAACAATGTACCGGACTTGCCTGCATGA
- the yihA gene encoding ribosome biogenesis GTP-binding protein YihA/YsxC, with amino-acid sequence MIIHSSEFVISAVGPKQYPEGGQPEIALAGRSNVGKSSLINRLINRKNLARTSAKPGKTQTLNFYHINKSFYFVDLPGYGFARVPKSVKDQWAKFIEQYLSKRDSLKVVLQLIDLRHPPTSEDISMFEWLGHFGLPRIVVTTKADKS; translated from the coding sequence ATGATTATCCATTCGTCCGAATTTGTCATATCGGCGGTCGGGCCGAAGCAGTATCCGGAGGGAGGCCAACCGGAGATTGCTTTGGCTGGTCGTTCCAACGTAGGAAAGTCATCCCTGATCAACCGTCTGATCAATCGGAAAAACCTCGCAAGAACGTCCGCAAAACCAGGGAAAACACAAACCTTGAATTTTTATCACATTAACAAATCCTTTTATTTTGTGGATTTGCCCGGGTATGGATTTGCCAGGGTCCCCAAATCGGTCAAGGACCAGTGGGCCAAGTTTATCGAACAGTACCTTTCCAAACGGGATTCTTTGAAGGTGGTGCTGCAGTTGATCGATTTGCGCCATCCGCCAACAAGCGAGGACATCTCCATGTTTGAATGGCTGGGTCACTTCGGCCTTCCGCGGATTGTGGTGACGACCAAGGCGGACAAGAGC
- a CDS encoding ABC transporter permease, producing the protein MRNELAEFLRQQRILKLKVSFAQWGLLIAFLALWEIAARMNWIDPFIFSYPSKMWKLFVQMSTDGSLLHHSWITIGETVVGFLIGTVAGTLLAILIWWSPFVGRVLDPYIVVFNSMPKVALGPIFIVSFGAGFLSIVMMALAISVVITTIVVYTAFKEVDPNMIKMVSTFGASKRQVFQKVIFPAARPTILSTLKVNVGLAWVGVIVGEFLVAKSGLGYLMIYGFQVFNLTLVMMSLLLVSILATFMYQAVAMLEKRWQTWREQG; encoded by the coding sequence ATGAGGAATGAGCTCGCGGAATTCTTGCGCCAGCAGCGGATCCTGAAACTGAAGGTATCGTTTGCTCAATGGGGCCTGCTCATCGCCTTTCTGGCCCTGTGGGAGATCGCGGCCCGAATGAATTGGATCGATCCTTTCATTTTTTCTTATCCATCAAAGATGTGGAAGTTATTCGTGCAAATGAGCACGGACGGAAGTCTCCTGCATCATTCCTGGATCACAATAGGAGAAACGGTTGTGGGGTTTCTGATAGGAACCGTGGCGGGAACGCTTTTGGCAATCTTGATATGGTGGTCGCCCTTTGTCGGCAGGGTGCTTGATCCCTATATCGTCGTTTTCAACTCCATGCCAAAAGTTGCCCTTGGCCCGATCTTTATTGTGTCATTTGGAGCGGGATTTCTGTCCATTGTAATGATGGCGCTGGCGATTTCTGTCGTTATCACAACGATTGTGGTGTATACCGCATTTAAGGAAGTCGATCCCAACATGATCAAGATGGTCAGCACCTTTGGCGCGAGCAAGCGTCAGGTTTTTCAGAAGGTGATCTTCCCGGCTGCCCGCCCGACCATTCTCTCCACGCTCAAAGTGAATGTCGGCCTGGCCTGGGTTGGAGTGATTGTCGGTGAATTTCTCGTGGCAAAATCAGGTCTCGGCTATCTGATGATCTACGGGTTCCAGGTGTTCAATCTGACGCTGGTGATGATGAGCCTGCTGCTGGTCTCGATTCTGGCAACGTTCATGTACCAGGCGGTTGCGATGCTGGAGAAACGCTGGCAAACCTGGAGAGAACAGGGCTAA
- a CDS encoding DMT family transporter: MVRKSLIADLILLLVTFSWGATFVLVKEAIATMPPFTFLGVRFTIAAVLICLILLIFKRDQLHTDKGLIKAGLVLGFWLFAGYAFQTFGLQFTSVSKAGFITGLSVVLVPLFSVWLLHLKPKRPTVIGVLAATIGLALLSLDKVEAANLGDLLVFLCAVSYAMHIITMGKYAPRHKALPLAMYQIAAVAVLNFIGAFFFEPWQQSFTKDVLFNPTVEMALLICAVFATALAFVAQSQFQKFTTPTRTALIFSTEPVFAAVTAYLWADERLSGQAVVGCLLILAGMLFAELGGSDKEETTAEATASR, from the coding sequence TTGGTAAGAAAGTCGCTTATCGCCGATCTCATTCTGCTTTTGGTCACCTTTTCATGGGGGGCCACCTTCGTGTTGGTCAAAGAAGCGATTGCCACGATGCCTCCGTTTACGTTTCTCGGCGTCCGGTTCACGATTGCCGCCGTCCTGATTTGTCTGATTCTGCTGATTTTCAAACGTGACCAGCTGCACACGGACAAAGGCCTAATCAAAGCCGGACTGGTACTGGGATTTTGGCTGTTCGCCGGATATGCGTTCCAAACATTCGGTTTGCAATTTACTTCCGTCTCAAAAGCCGGTTTTATTACAGGTTTGTCGGTTGTGCTCGTTCCCTTGTTCTCCGTGTGGCTGCTCCACTTGAAGCCGAAACGTCCGACGGTAATTGGAGTACTGGCTGCCACTATTGGGCTTGCCTTGCTTTCACTCGACAAAGTGGAAGCAGCCAACCTTGGGGATTTGCTCGTCTTCCTTTGCGCGGTCTCTTATGCCATGCACATCATAACGATGGGAAAATACGCACCCCGGCACAAAGCTCTTCCGCTAGCAATGTATCAAATCGCGGCGGTAGCCGTTCTCAACTTCATTGGGGCTTTCTTTTTTGAACCGTGGCAGCAATCGTTCACAAAAGACGTGCTGTTCAATCCGACAGTGGAGATGGCCTTGCTTATTTGTGCGGTATTTGCAACAGCCCTGGCGTTTGTTGCACAGTCTCAATTTCAAAAGTTCACCACACCGACCCGTACAGCCTTGATTTTCTCGACCGAACCGGTCTTTGCGGCGGTGACTGCCTATCTGTGGGCGGATGAACGATTGAGCGGGCAAGCGGTTGTCGGTTGTTTGTTGATCCTCGCGGGGATGTTATTCGCAGAGCTGGGTGGAAGCGACAAGGAAGAAACGACAGCGGAAGCAACAGCGTCCCGTTAG